In the genome of Aedes aegypti strain LVP_AGWG chromosome 2, AaegL5.0 Primary Assembly, whole genome shotgun sequence, the window TtatttgggttgaaagttcatatggagactgttatgcctttatttttcaatatgggactgcatcaacttcatgtttttttacaacatttttaaataaagtGTGCTAATTTATATATGCATAGTAAAATATACATTAAGACATGGATATTGCGACCTAAAAAGGTGTTGgctcgaaaatcaatatgggacagatatgcttttatgggcagtgcagaaatgtactagaaaattatgaaaatttgtatgagaagacaaacttcaaactttgagcgctattttctcaatgcctactaattccatatgggacagttatgcttttatgggcagcacatttgaattgaaaattcgaaagGAATTTCCGTAAATATTTAAGAGTAACTTTCAGATCATTCTcagatttccgaaagaatctcagaggtAGTTTTTAAAAGTCTCCGAgttttcttaaagaatttccgTTTGAATTCAAGAGCGATTTCCAGAAGATTCAACCAaggattttaggaaatttccaaagaaataaactaataaatcacgaaaaaaatcaagaacacTTTCCGATGAATTTCCAGAGGGATCACAGAGAGATTGTTCCAGaattttgaaggttttttttccaaagaatcttagaaaaaaaaatctcaagaattACAGAGACATTTCCGGGAAAATTTCAAACGGATATTCGCAATTACCCTAGGAAGTTTTCTGGAAACAATAAAGCAGGATTTCCGTGAGAATTAaagaagaatttctttaaaagtgCCATCCTCTTGAtacttttaaagaaattctttcagagtgaTTTTCGGATGAGTTTCAGAGATATTTCCCGAAAAATTATTATTAGTATTCCAcaaggatttctggaagaattccataaGGATTTACGAAAGAGTCCCAGGGGAATATCCGTGAGATTTCCAAGAATTTGAAAAGAAGGATCTGACAGTTGAGAAATAGATTTTTTAGTTTAGTCTCAGGTGGATTCACGAGAGAATCCCAGTTCAATCGGAATAATCCAAGACAtgtttccgaaagaatctcagagggGTGTTTGAAGAAGTCCCATGGAGTTTTGCGGAAGAACTagtgaagaatttctgagaaaatatcAAAGTGATTAATATGATAATTTCAgatggatttccagaagaaatccgaGGTGCTTTTGTAAGAATCCCcgaacgatttctggaagactCTTCAAAACATATCTATAAGAATTCCAGGGaagttttacggaagaatcccgaAAAGATTTCCATAATTTAATTACTCAAGAGGGTTTTCCGGGATAATTCAAGAGGAATTCCCAGGGAGATGTTTGGAAGATCAGAGAGATAACTACATATcataatttcagaaggatttccaaaagaatctcAGTGGATTTTCAGGGAGTCCCTTAGCACCGCAACTATCATATTAACATATTAGTAACATATATACGCCACGTACACTAAAGTTACAAGAGTGATGAGCAATGCTAATGCATAATTACAAACTGCGGCAAGTTGAGAGATTTAtaataacataaaataaaagGATCCTCTACCGACCAAGAATcaaacctagacaccttcagcatggctttgctttttttGCCGCGGACTTAGCCACTGCTTCCACAAAGCTTATTATTGCAGTTTCTCACACAAGAACGTAAAAAAGAAGTCTTTTTGTTACATTAAAATGTCTTCTATTATCATCTTAAAACTATGAATAACAAGCATAAAACTTATACCACTTAGAGGTATTCGTCCGTGtgtcaaaaatgtcaatttttctCGGACAGTGCCATCCGATTCGATTTTCCCTTAACCCTATTGGCCACCATATTCTTACCTACGTAGACATTCTCCTTGCTCTTCCCGACCACCCGACTTGGCTCTGTGCTGCGGAAATAATTTCTCAACATTTCATGCGCCGGCAGTACGACACGCCTCATGTCGATTAGAGCTGCCGGACCGGCAGAACTGGTCATCGTGTTGGGCTTTCCGTTCGTTGCAACACTGCCCTGGATCCAATAACGAATGTTGATAGCATCGATATCTTCGTAGTCTTCCAGCTCTCGTTGAACGGTGCATTGTTCATTACTCTGTTGTCGACGCGCTTCCCTGTACACCAGGTACTCTTCAATCGCTTCTTCATCATCCGTAGAAATCCAGTCCGGATCGATACTCATGTCCGATGAAACTGTGTcctaaatattgattttaatttaaatgtagagctgCTAACAGGTCTCTTTTTAAAGACTTGCTCACTATTTTACTTCAAGTCACTAGAAAGTATCTATTCTATAATGGAAGGTatcttttttaatcaaaatggtctcATTTTTCGGTTTTTCTTAGTAATGAAGCCTGGTACGGAAGTTTAGATGCTTCAAAGAATTCTTGAGTGACCCTTATGCGATCATTCTCCAAGATGCTCTAAGGGAaacttaggcggcatccacaaattacgtaacgctctagggggtggGGGGAGGTGGCTCAAgcattacggctcatacaaagaatttaaatttttcatacaaaaagcgttacgaagggggggaggggtcaaaattttcaaattttagcgttacgtaatgaataGACGCTgccttaaggaattcttctagagattgctCGTGGAATACTTTCAAATACTCTTCCAGGCATGTCTCcataaatttctctaaaaatttctcacGAATACTCTCATATATTCCTccagaattcataaaaaaaatgtttacaaatatcttcagaatttgcttcggaaaatACTTTGAAAACCAGCGCATTTAGGAATTCACTGTTAGCAAGATaaggaaaaaagagactttagagacctttcatcaaaaatagagaccaagtatcTAGAATTATATCAGCTACATCCTCTGAATTCCTGTAAGGCCTTTGGTTGGCTTCTGTTCTGTTTCTTTTTTACAAGCATAAGGTCTTcaaattctttctcaaaaagttCCTATCTTTAAGACGCTTAGCTTGTACCAGCCCTGTTTaacgtttgaaattaaaaattagaTAGAAAACTCTTACCCCACAGCTAATAGTGTCCATGGACTGGCTGAAATCAATCTCCTTCGTTGCTTTGGTCGTTTTCTTCTCGGTCACTGCACCGATTGATTCCTTATCTAAATCCGTTATGTCCATCGGATCCGTCGAGTGGGTGTAGTCCATCAAACCTGAAGATTCACCTGAATGTTCTTCCATCGAATCGTACAGTTCGTTTTCCTCTTCCTCATCCAAACCTTCCAAATCCGAGTCGTACGAAGTGCTGTCCAGATCGTCGTCGGATATGTCGTAGAATTCCGAATTGAATGAACCATCTTCCGAGGCGGGTCGATTTCGTTGGGTCTGCATGGGGACCTTTGTTTGCGGCCGTTGGTTCGTATCACGATGTCGTTTATTGCCACCTTGTAGAATCACCTAAAAGCCAGCTCAAAACTAGTCACATTTTACCATATTAACATAACTTACCTTTGCGTTCTAGTTGGATTAACAATTTCatgcaatttgaaacaaataaaCTACACATTACATACTAAAAACGGTCATCAAAGATACACTAGCCACACTCTGCCGGAGGCCGGAGCGAACGAAAATAAAATCTAGAGGATCTAAACAAACTACAGTGACAACAATGCCCAAAGTACCATAATAAACAGGTACTGGATTCATGCAAATCtcgcaaaaatacaaaaatatgtacacggagaaaatggaaAACTCTTGTTAGCataatatatattatatttttaccTTAATATACTTTTAATCATTgcattgaataaaaaatatactttGCGATAATATGTTTTATACATTCGTAGtcatttctcgcgtaacttttcaaaacgtcctaagtaacaaatgtaaacaattcgagattatcattgcaaatcatttgcggtgcaccact includes:
- the LOC110675929 gene encoding uncharacterized protein LOC110675929 isoform X1 → MCSLFVSNCMKLLIQLERKGGNKRHRDTNQRPQTKVPMQTQRNRPASEDGSFNSEFYDISDDDLDSTSYDSDLEGLDEEEENELYDSMEEHSGESSGLMDYTHSTDPMDITDLDKESIGAVTEKKTTKATKEIDFSQSMDTISCGDTVSSDMSIDPDWISTDDEEAIEEYLVYREARRQQSNEQCTVQRELEDYEDIDAINIRYWIQGSVATNGKPNTMTSSAGPAALIDMRRVVLPAHEMLRNYFRSTEPSRVVGKSKENVYVGKNMVANRVKGKSNRMALSEKN
- the LOC110675929 gene encoding uncharacterized protein LOC110675929 isoform X2 — translated: MQTQRNRPASEDGSFNSEFYDISDDDLDSTSYDSDLEGLDEEEENELYDSMEEHSGESSGLMDYTHSTDPMDITDLDKESIGAVTEKKTTKATKEIDFSQSMDTISCGDTVSSDMSIDPDWISTDDEEAIEEYLVYREARRQQSNEQCTVQRELEDYEDIDAINIRYWIQGSVATNGKPNTMTSSAGPAALIDMRRVVLPAHEMLRNYFRSTEPSRVVGKSKENVYVGKNMVANRVKGKSNRMALSEKN